One window of the Alphaproteobacteria bacterium genome contains the following:
- a CDS encoding nuclear transport factor 2 family protein, which yields MKPSAANGDVAKIHAWFERLAAFVRAVDFEGARTIFAEDMIAFGTFSDFLVGRAAVEEKQWRSVWPNIADFRWNLAEAQALVSDDRLLAVGMACFDSTGFERDGSRYHRPGRATVALRRADPADDWVAYHTHMSLFRGVPQQSFRREGGKMCDEDIGERPIND from the coding sequence ATGAAACCTTCGGCCGCAAACGGCGATGTCGCGAAAATCCATGCATGGTTCGAACGTCTCGCGGCGTTCGTGCGCGCGGTCGATTTCGAAGGCGCTCGGACGATCTTCGCCGAGGACATGATCGCATTCGGCACCTTCAGCGATTTCCTCGTCGGGCGAGCCGCCGTCGAGGAAAAGCAATGGCGAAGCGTTTGGCCGAACATCGCGGACTTTCGCTGGAACCTCGCCGAGGCGCAAGCATTGGTCTCGGACGACAGGCTGCTTGCGGTCGGCATGGCGTGCTTCGATTCGACCGGTTTCGAACGCGACGGCAGCCGCTATCATCGTCCTGGCCGCGCTACCGTGGCACTCCGCCGCGCCGATCCCGCGGATGACTGGGTCGCCTATCACACGCACATGTCGCTCTTCCGCGGCGTGCCGCAACAATCGTTTCGACGAGAAGGCGGGAAAATGTGCGATGAGGATATCGGGGAGCGACCGATCAATGATTAG
- a CDS encoding carnitinyl-CoA dehydratase: MADGPIRITRNGAVMEVVLDRPKANAIDAATSRLMGAAFQHFRDDPDLRAAIITGGGDKFFSAGWDLKAAAAGEAPDSDYGVGGFGGLQELPGLNKPVIAAVNGLAVGGGFELALSADLILASDRARFALPELKSGTLADAATVRLPRRIPYHVAMDLLFTGRWMEVDEALKWGLVREVTPADELMAKARELAALLASGPPLVFAAIKEVARESEGLTFNETLARVMRRGFPTVATLYGSEDRLEGARAFVEKRPPVWKGR, encoded by the coding sequence GTGGCTGATGGACCGATCCGGATTACGCGAAATGGCGCCGTGATGGAAGTGGTGCTCGATCGACCGAAGGCGAATGCGATCGATGCCGCGACCAGCCGCTTGATGGGGGCCGCATTCCAGCACTTCCGCGACGATCCCGATTTGCGCGCCGCCATCATCACGGGTGGCGGGGACAAATTCTTTTCGGCGGGCTGGGATCTCAAGGCGGCAGCGGCCGGAGAGGCGCCCGATTCCGACTATGGGGTGGGAGGGTTCGGCGGTTTACAGGAGCTGCCGGGCCTCAATAAGCCCGTCATCGCGGCGGTCAACGGCCTGGCCGTGGGTGGCGGCTTCGAACTCGCCCTCTCCGCCGACTTGATTCTGGCATCCGATCGGGCGCGCTTCGCATTACCCGAACTCAAATCCGGCACCCTTGCCGACGCCGCGACGGTCCGCCTGCCGCGCCGGATTCCCTATCACGTGGCGATGGATCTTCTTTTCACCGGGCGGTGGATGGAGGTGGACGAAGCATTGAAATGGGGCCTTGTCCGCGAGGTAACACCGGCGGACGAGCTGATGGCGAAGGCGCGGGAGCTTGCAGCCCTATTGGCTTCCGGCCCCCCACTCGTCTTCGCCGCGATCAAGGAGGTTGCGCGCGAGAGCGAGGGGCTCACGTTCAATGAAACGCTTGCCCGTGTCATGCGGCGCGGCTTTCCGACCGTGGCGACACTCTATGGCAGCGAAGATCGGCTGGAAGGTGCGCGCGCATTCGTCGAGAAGCGTCCCCCGGTTTGGAAGGGCCGCTGA